The following proteins come from a genomic window of Citrobacter europaeus:
- the gcvH gene encoding glycine cleavage system protein GcvH — translation MSNVPAELKYSKEHEWLRKEADGSYTVGITEHAQELLGDMVFVDLPEVGATVSAGDDCAVAESVKAASDIYAPVGGEIVAVNDALSDSPELVNSEPYAGGWIFKIKASDESEIESLLDATAYEALLEDE, via the coding sequence ATGAGCAACGTACCTGCAGAACTGAAATACAGCAAAGAACACGAATGGCTGCGCAAAGAAGCTGATGGCTCTTACACCGTGGGTATCACCGAACACGCTCAGGAGCTGTTAGGTGACATGGTTTTCGTTGACCTGCCCGAAGTTGGCGCTACCGTCAGCGCGGGCGATGACTGCGCCGTTGCGGAGTCCGTAAAAGCGGCATCCGATATCTATGCGCCAGTAGGCGGTGAGATTGTTGCGGTTAACGACGCGCTCAGCGACTCCCCGGAACTGGTCAACAGCGAGCCGTATGCGGGTGGCTGGATCTTTAAAATCAAAGCCAGTGATGAAAGCGAAATTGAATCGCTGTTGGATGCGACCGCATACGAAGCATTGTTAGAAGACGAATAA
- the gcvT gene encoding glycine cleavage system aminomethyltransferase GcvT, giving the protein MAQQTPLYEQHTLCGARMVDFHGWMMPLHYGSQLDEHHAVRTDAGMFDVSHMTIVDLRGSRTREFLRYLLANDVAKLTKTGKALYSGMLNASGGVIDDLIVYYFTEDFFRLVVNSATREKDLSWITQHAEPYAIDITVRDDLSLIAVQGPNAQEKAATLFTDEQRQAVEGMKPFFGVQAGDLFIATTGYTGEAGYEIAMPNEKAADFWRALVQAGVKPCGLGARDTLRLEAGMNLYGQEMDEGISPLAANMGWTIAWEPADRDFIGREALEMQREKGHEQLVGLVMTEKGVLRNELPVRFTDASGNQQEGIITSGTFSPTLGYSIALARVPAGIGETAIVQIRNREMPVKVTKPVFVRNGKAVA; this is encoded by the coding sequence ATGGCTCAACAGACTCCTTTGTACGAACAACACACGCTATGTGGCGCGCGCATGGTAGATTTCCATGGCTGGATGATGCCACTGCATTACGGTTCTCAGCTTGATGAACACCATGCTGTTCGCACCGATGCCGGAATGTTTGATGTGTCGCATATGACCATCGTCGACCTGCGCGGTAGCCGCACCCGGGAGTTCTTGCGTTATCTGCTGGCAAACGACGTCGCGAAGCTAACGAAGACGGGTAAAGCCCTCTACTCCGGGATGCTCAACGCTTCGGGCGGCGTGATAGATGACCTGATTGTCTATTACTTCACTGAAGACTTCTTCCGCCTCGTTGTAAACTCCGCCACCCGCGAAAAAGACCTCTCCTGGATTACCCAACACGCTGAACCTTATGCTATCGACATCACCGTTCGTGACGACCTGTCGCTGATTGCGGTGCAGGGGCCTAATGCGCAGGAAAAAGCAGCTACGTTGTTTACTGACGAGCAGCGCCAGGCGGTAGAAGGCATGAAGCCGTTCTTTGGCGTTCAGGCGGGTGATTTATTTATCGCAACTACCGGTTATACCGGCGAAGCTGGCTATGAAATTGCCATGCCGAATGAAAAGGCGGCAGATTTCTGGCGTGCGCTGGTACAAGCAGGTGTCAAACCTTGCGGTCTCGGCGCGCGCGACACGCTGCGTCTGGAAGCCGGTATGAACCTGTACGGGCAGGAGATGGACGAAGGAATTTCACCGCTGGCGGCCAATATGGGGTGGACCATCGCATGGGAACCGGCTGACCGCGACTTTATCGGTCGTGAAGCGCTGGAAATGCAGCGTGAAAAAGGTCATGAACAGCTGGTCGGGCTGGTGATGACCGAGAAAGGTGTGCTACGTAATGAACTGCCGGTGCGTTTCACCGATGCTTCGGGCAACCAGCAGGAAGGCATTATCACCAGCGGGACATTCTCCCCAACCCTGGGTTACAGCATCGCGTTGGCGCGTGTACCTGCGGGTATCGGTGAGACCGCAATCGTACAGATCCGTAACCGTGAAATGCCGGTAAAAGTGACTAAACCTGTTTTTGTGCGTAACGGCAAAGCCGTCGCGTAA
- the ubiI gene encoding FAD-dependent 2-octaprenylphenol hydroxylase yields the protein MQSVDVAIVGGGMVGLAVACGLQGSGLRVAVLEQHVPQPLTADAPPQLRVSAINAASEKLLTRLGVWSDIVARRACCYHGMEVWDKDSFGRIAFDDQSMGYSHLGHIVENSEIHYALWQKAQRSADITLMAPAELQQVAWGENEAFLTLKDGAMLTARLVVGADGANSWLRNKADIPLTFWDYRHHALVATIRTQEAHGAIARQAFHGEGILAFLPLSDPHLCSIVWSLSPQEAERMQQASVDEFNQALNIAFDNRLGLCSLESERQAFPLTGRYARQFAAHRLALVGDAAHTIHPLAGQGVNLGFMDAAELIDELKRLQRQGKDIGQYLYLRRYERSRKHSAAMMLAGMQGFRELFAGENPAKKLLRDIGLKLADTLPGVKPQLIRQAMGLNDLPEWLR from the coding sequence GTGCAAAGTGTTGATGTAGCAATTGTTGGTGGCGGCATGGTAGGACTGGCGGTTGCCTGCGGCTTGCAGGGCAGCGGGTTGCGCGTTGCTGTATTAGAACAACATGTTCCACAGCCGTTGACGGCGGATGCACCTCCTCAGCTTCGCGTTTCGGCCATTAATGCCGCCAGCGAAAAACTGCTTACCCGTCTTGGCGTCTGGTCCGACATTGTTGCCCGTCGCGCTTGCTGCTACCACGGCATGGAAGTCTGGGACAAAGACAGCTTTGGCCGTATTGCGTTTGATGACCAAAGCATGGGCTACAGCCATTTGGGTCACATCGTTGAAAACTCAGAGATTCATTATGCGCTGTGGCAAAAGGCGCAGCGTTCAGCGGATATTACGCTGATGGCGCCCGCCGAATTACAGCAGGTGGCCTGGGGGGAGAACGAGGCATTTCTGACTCTCAAAGATGGCGCAATGCTGACGGCGCGTCTGGTCGTCGGTGCCGATGGTGCTAACTCCTGGCTGCGCAATAAAGCTGACATTCCGCTCACCTTCTGGGATTACCGCCATCATGCGCTGGTGGCGACTATCCGTACGCAGGAAGCGCACGGCGCGATTGCCCGTCAGGCGTTTCACGGCGAGGGGATCCTGGCATTCCTGCCGCTCAGCGATCCGCACCTGTGTTCTATCGTCTGGTCGCTCTCTCCGCAGGAAGCAGAACGTATGCAGCAGGCAAGCGTTGATGAGTTTAATCAGGCGCTGAATATCGCTTTTGATAATCGTCTGGGGCTGTGCAGCCTTGAAAGCGAACGTCAGGCGTTTCCGCTGACGGGACGCTATGCCCGTCAGTTCGCCGCCCATCGTCTGGCGCTGGTGGGGGATGCGGCGCATACTATCCACCCGCTGGCGGGTCAGGGGGTTAACCTTGGCTTTATGGATGCGGCGGAGCTGATCGATGAACTTAAGCGGCTACAACGTCAGGGTAAAGATATTGGTCAGTATCTCTATTTACGCCGCTACGAGCGCAGCCGTAAGCACAGCGCAGCAATGATGCTGGCCGGAATGCAGGGCTTTCGTGAGCTGTTTGCCGGCGAGAATCCGGCGAAAAAACTGCTGCGTGATATCGGGCTGAAACTGGCCGATACCCTGCCTGGTGTAAAACCACAGCTCATCCGTCAGGCGATGGGGCTGAACGATCTTCCTGAGTGGTTACGCTAG
- the ubiH gene encoding 2-octaprenyl-6-methoxyphenyl hydroxylase gives MSVIIVGGGMVGATLALAISQLSHGTLPVHLIEASEPETDRHPGFDARAIALAAGTCQQLARIGVWQAIADCATAIKTVHVSDRGHAGFVTLDAQEYRIPALGQVVELHDVGLRLFALLRKAPGVTLHCPDRVASVARTQEHVEVTLENGEVITGRVVVAADGTRSALATACGVDWQQQPYEQLAVIANVTTSVAHDGRAFERFTQYGPLAMLPMSDGRCSLVWCHPLERRDELMAWSDERFCRELQTAFGWRLGRITQAGKRNAYPLSLTSAQKAITHRTVLVGNAAQTLHPIAGQGFNLGLRDVMSLAETLTQAQNNAEDIGDYAVLARYQQRRERDRETTIGVTNNLVYLFANRWAPLVVGRNVGLMAMELFTPARDALAERTLGWVAR, from the coding sequence ATGAGCGTGATTATCGTCGGTGGTGGTATGGTTGGCGCGACGCTGGCGCTGGCTATTTCTCAGCTCAGCCATGGGACTCTGCCGGTTCATCTTATAGAAGCGAGCGAACCTGAAACTGACCGCCATCCTGGGTTTGACGCCCGGGCGATCGCGCTGGCGGCAGGGACCTGCCAACAGCTGGCGCGAATTGGCGTATGGCAAGCGATTGCCGATTGCGCAACGGCAATCAAAACGGTTCACGTCAGCGATCGCGGCCATGCCGGATTTGTGACGCTGGATGCGCAGGAATACCGTATTCCAGCGCTGGGCCAGGTGGTAGAACTGCACGATGTCGGGCTGCGTCTGTTTGCGCTGCTGCGTAAAGCGCCGGGCGTCACGCTGCATTGTCCCGATCGCGTAGCCAGCGTGGCGCGTACGCAGGAACATGTTGAGGTCACGCTGGAGAATGGCGAGGTTATTACCGGTCGCGTGGTGGTCGCCGCTGACGGTACACGTTCCGCGCTGGCTACCGCCTGCGGCGTTGACTGGCAGCAGCAGCCCTATGAACAACTGGCAGTAATTGCCAACGTCACGACTTCTGTTGCGCATGACGGGCGGGCGTTTGAACGCTTCACGCAATATGGTCCGCTGGCAATGTTGCCGATGTCTGATGGCCGCTGTTCGCTGGTGTGGTGCCATCCGCTGGAACGGCGTGATGAGTTAATGGCCTGGTCCGACGAACGGTTTTGCCGTGAACTGCAAACCGCGTTTGGCTGGCGGCTGGGGCGTATTACTCAGGCAGGTAAACGCAACGCCTATCCGCTTTCGTTAACTTCGGCGCAAAAAGCGATTACCCATCGTACCGTGCTGGTTGGGAACGCAGCCCAGACGCTGCATCCTATTGCCGGACAAGGTTTTAACCTTGGTCTGCGTGACGTAATGAGCCTGGCTGAGACGTTGACGCAGGCGCAAAACAACGCGGAAGATATCGGTGATTATGCGGTGCTGGCACGCTATCAGCAGCGTCGCGAACGCGATCGCGAGACGACGATTGGTGTGACCAACAATTTAGTGTATTTGTTTGCCAATCGCTGGGCTCCGCTGGTTGTTGGGCGCAACGTCGGGCTGATGGCGATGGAATTATTCACACCCGCGCGCGATGCGCTGGCGGAGCGGACCCTGGGTTGGGTCGCGCGATAA
- the pepP gene encoding Xaa-Pro aminopeptidase: MSEISQQEFQRRRQALLAQMQPGSAALIFAAPEATRSADSEYPYRQSSDFWYFTGFNEPEAVLVLIKSDDTHNHSVLFNRVRDLTAEIWFGRRLGQDAAPEKLGVDRALAFSEINQQLHLLLNGLDAVYHAQGEYAWADEIVCTALDKLRKGARQNLHAPAAIIDWRPMVHEMRLFKSAEEIAVMRRAGEITALAHTRAMEKCRPGMFEYQLEGEIHHEFTRHGARYPSYNTIVGSGENGCILHYTENESEMRDGDLVLIDAGCEYKGYAGDITRTFPVNGKFTPAQREIYDIVLESLETSLRLYRPGTSIQDVTGEVVRIMITGLVKLGILHGEVDQLITENAHRPFFMHGLSHWLGLDVHDVGVYGQDRSRILEPGMVLTVEPGLYIAPDADVPPAYRGIGIRIEDDILITEDGNENLTASVVKRADDIEALMAAARLQ, encoded by the coding sequence ATGAGCGAGATATCTCAGCAAGAATTCCAGCGTCGTCGCCAGGCATTACTGGCACAAATGCAGCCTGGCAGCGCCGCGCTGATTTTTGCCGCGCCTGAAGCGACGCGTAGCGCGGACAGTGAATACCCGTACCGCCAAAGCAGTGATTTCTGGTACTTCACCGGTTTTAACGAACCTGAAGCCGTGCTGGTGCTGATTAAAAGTGATGACACTCATAACCACAGCGTTTTGTTCAACCGGGTTCGCGATCTGACGGCGGAGATCTGGTTTGGCCGCCGTCTGGGCCAGGATGCCGCGCCGGAAAAACTCGGCGTTGATCGGGCGCTGGCCTTCAGTGAAATCAACCAACAATTGCACCTGTTGCTCAATGGCCTGGACGCGGTGTATCACGCGCAGGGCGAGTATGCCTGGGCGGATGAGATTGTGTGCACGGCGCTGGATAAACTGCGTAAAGGCGCCAGACAAAATCTGCACGCGCCCGCCGCGATTATCGACTGGCGCCCAATGGTGCATGAAATGCGCCTGTTCAAATCAGCGGAAGAAATTGCGGTCATGCGCCGTGCCGGAGAGATCACCGCGCTGGCGCATACCCGCGCGATGGAAAAATGTCGTCCGGGAATGTTTGAATACCAGTTGGAAGGTGAGATTCACCACGAATTTACCCGCCATGGCGCGCGTTATCCGTCCTATAACACGATTGTCGGCAGCGGTGAAAACGGCTGTATCCTGCATTACACCGAAAATGAAAGTGAAATGCGCGATGGCGATCTGGTGCTGATTGACGCTGGCTGTGAATACAAAGGCTATGCGGGCGACATTACGCGTACCTTCCCGGTAAACGGTAAATTTACCCCGGCACAGCGTGAAATTTACGACATTGTGCTGGAATCCTTAGAAACCAGCCTGCGTCTGTATCGTCCCGGAACGTCCATCCAGGACGTCACCGGAGAGGTGGTGCGCATCATGATTACGGGTCTGGTGAAGCTTGGCATTCTGCACGGCGAGGTCGACCAGCTAATTACCGAAAATGCGCACCGCCCATTCTTTATGCATGGTCTTAGCCACTGGCTGGGGCTGGATGTGCATGACGTCGGCGTTTACGGTCAGGACCGTTCACGCATTCTTGAGCCAGGAATGGTACTCACCGTCGAGCCGGGGCTGTATATCGCGCCGGACGCCGATGTACCGCCTGCTTATCGCGGTATTGGCATTCGTATTGAAGATGACATCCTCATCACCGAAGACGGCAATGAAAACCTGACCGCCAGCGTGGTGAAGAGAGCGGATGACATTGAAGCCTTAATGGCCGCGGCTCGACTGCAATGA
- a CDS encoding YecA family protein, whose amino-acid sequence MSIQNEMPGYNEVSQFLNQQGAGLTPAEMHGLISGMICGGNNDSSWQPLLHDLTNEGLAFGHELAQALLKMHSATSDALEDDGFLFQLYLPEGDDVSVFDRADALAGWVNHFLLGLGVTQPKLDKVTGETGEAIDDLRNIAQLGYDEDEDQEELEMSLEEIIEYVRVAALLCHDTFTRQQPTAPEVRKPTLH is encoded by the coding sequence ATGTCTATACAGAACGAAATGCCTGGCTACAACGAAGTTAGCCAGTTTTTGAACCAACAAGGGGCTGGATTAACCCCGGCCGAAATGCACGGCTTAATCAGCGGGATGATTTGCGGCGGCAACAACGACAGCTCATGGCAGCCGCTGCTGCACGACCTGACGAACGAAGGTCTGGCCTTCGGCCACGAGCTGGCTCAGGCACTGCTGAAAATGCACTCTGCTACCAGCGATGCCCTTGAGGACGACGGCTTCCTTTTTCAGCTTTATCTGCCAGAAGGCGATGACGTCAGCGTGTTCGATCGCGCCGATGCGCTGGCGGGGTGGGTAAACCACTTTTTGCTGGGGCTTGGCGTGACGCAGCCGAAGCTCGACAAAGTGACCGGTGAAACCGGGGAAGCGATTGACGACTTGCGCAATATCGCCCAGTTGGGATATGACGAAGACGAAGATCAGGAAGAGCTGGAAATGTCGCTCGAAGAGATAATTGAATACGTGCGCGTTGCCGCTTTGCTGTGTCATGACACGTTTACGCGTCAGCAGCCGACCGCGCCGGAAGTCCGTAAACCGACTCTGCACTAA
- the zapA gene encoding cell division protein ZapA: MSAQPVDIQIFGRSLRVNCPPEQRDALNQAADDLNQRLQDLKVRTRVTNTEQLVFIAALNISYELTQEKAKTREYAASMEQRIRMLQQTIEQALLDQGRITEKTGQNFE, encoded by the coding sequence ATGTCTGCACAACCCGTCGATATCCAAATATTTGGCCGTTCACTGCGAGTGAATTGCCCGCCTGAACAAAGGGATGCGTTGAATCAGGCTGCGGACGATCTCAATCAGCGATTGCAAGATCTGAAAGTTCGCACTAGAGTCACAAATACTGAGCAGTTGGTTTTCATCGCCGCGTTGAACATCAGCTATGAATTAACTCAGGAAAAAGCGAAGACGCGTGAGTACGCGGCGAGCATGGAACAACGTATTCGGATGCTACAACAGACCATCGAACAGGCGTTGCTTGATCAGGGTCGCATAACCGAAAAAACGGGCCAAAACTTTGAATAA
- a CDS encoding 5-formyltetrahydrofolate cyclo-ligase, with protein MTLLSELPLSRQEIRQLIRQRRRALTSEQQRQYGQQAATRMLSYPPVVLAHTVAVFLSFDGELDTQPLIEQLWRAGKRVYLPVLHPFSPGNLLFLHYHPHSDLVTNRLKIQEPRLDVRDVLPLSQLDVLITPLVAFDEGGQRLGMGGGFYDRTLQNWQQHKIQPVGYAHDCQLVEKLPVEEWDIPLPAVVTPSKIWEW; from the coding sequence ATGACATTACTTTCTGAACTCCCTTTATCCCGACAAGAAATCCGTCAACTGATTCGTCAGCGTCGTCGTGCGCTTACCTCCGAACAGCAACGACAATACGGTCAGCAAGCCGCGACCCGAATGCTCAGTTATCCCCCTGTTGTACTCGCTCATACCGTTGCGGTATTCCTCTCGTTTGATGGCGAACTCGACACTCAACCGTTGATCGAACAGCTGTGGCGAGCGGGTAAGCGCGTCTACCTTCCGGTTCTTCATCCCTTTAGCCCTGGCAACCTGCTGTTCCTGCACTATCATCCGCACAGCGACCTGGTAACCAATCGCTTAAAGATTCAGGAACCACGACTTGATGTCCGCGACGTATTGCCGCTGTCACAGCTGGATGTACTGATTACGCCGTTAGTGGCGTTTGACGAGGGTGGACAACGACTGGGCATGGGCGGCGGATTTTATGACCGTACGTTGCAAAACTGGCAACAGCATAAGATCCAACCCGTGGGCTACGCACATGATTGCCAGTTAGTGGAAAAGCTGCCTGTCGAAGAGTGGGATATCCCACTGCCTGCGGTGGTAACGCCGTCCAAAATTTGGGAGTGGTAG